In Desulfovibrio gilichinskyi, a genomic segment contains:
- a CDS encoding PocR ligand-binding domain-containing protein, with amino-acid sequence MSNDDNEKSKLLSEFNTLRIASHCMPELPSDNPFSGMSEDGFSCLLNAIPGLVWIKDPDGVYLSCNDAFESFWGLPKKDIVGKTYYDFAAKEVADFSRMQDKMAMADGCPSVTEERLTSAGTSKSKFVEIIRSTIKSSSGNLIGVLGIARDITDRKKGEDLLEKRITALTSPLDSPDGIVFEDLFDLKDIQRLQNEFSDATGVASLITRPDGSPITQTSNFCKLCEIIRKTKKGLANCYRSDAMLGLLKSDGPTIRKCMSGGLWDAGAGISVGGHHVANWLIGQVRDAGQDEVNMRAYARDIGADEDDVAAAFAKSSAMSHEQFSKVSNVLFTLATQLSDIAYKNIQQARFINDLKKTKAELAKTRNYLSNIIDSMPSLLIGVDTNCQVTQWNIEAAKVTSLSAQEALGQSLGKVLPRIAFEMARVDEAIRTRTPCSDSLRTNTPGGDVIHENITIYPLVANGVDGAVVRIDDVTNLVKLQQMMVQSEKMLSIGGLAAGIAHEINNPLASILGYVLNIQRRIFGDIPKNETVASECGVSLEDIRKYLEHRDIPRMLEGIHESGLRAGAIVHNMLSFSRKSEKELKPHDIIELLDTTLDLAANDYNLEKKYDFRNIEIVREYDEHVPAVYCEKSEMQQVFLNLFRNGAEAMMGKVYENGHPRFICRVKQRGDAVLVEIEDNGTGVDDAVRKRIFEPFYTTKDVGQGTGLGLSVSYFIITDLHHGRLEVDSVLGEWTRFTIKLSL; translated from the coding sequence ATGTCAAATGACGACAATGAGAAAAGTAAACTTTTAAGTGAGTTTAATACACTGCGGATTGCGTCCCATTGTATGCCGGAGTTACCTTCGGATAATCCTTTCAGTGGTATGTCTGAGGATGGATTTAGTTGTCTGCTGAATGCTATTCCCGGTTTAGTATGGATTAAAGATCCAGATGGAGTTTATCTATCTTGCAACGATGCATTTGAATCTTTTTGGGGATTACCGAAGAAAGATATTGTCGGTAAAACGTATTATGACTTTGCTGCTAAAGAGGTGGCTGATTTTTCGCGTATGCAGGATAAGATGGCAATGGCTGATGGCTGCCCCAGCGTAACTGAAGAACGGCTTACCAGTGCTGGCACAAGCAAAAGCAAATTCGTAGAAATCATCAGGAGTACCATAAAAAGCAGCTCTGGAAATCTTATCGGAGTTTTAGGAATTGCCCGTGATATTACTGATCGCAAAAAGGGCGAAGATCTTTTAGAAAAACGTATTACCGCTTTAACCAGTCCCCTTGATTCACCTGACGGGATCGTATTTGAAGATTTATTCGACCTTAAAGATATTCAGCGTCTTCAAAATGAGTTTTCAGATGCAACAGGTGTTGCATCACTCATTACCCGTCCGGACGGTTCGCCGATAACGCAGACAAGCAATTTCTGTAAACTGTGTGAAATTATCCGTAAGACAAAAAAAGGTCTGGCAAACTGTTATAGGTCTGATGCAATGCTCGGGCTGTTAAAGAGTGACGGACCGACAATTCGCAAATGTATGAGCGGTGGATTGTGGGACGCCGGTGCAGGAATTTCTGTCGGCGGTCACCATGTGGCTAATTGGCTTATAGGTCAGGTGCGTGATGCGGGGCAGGACGAAGTCAATATGCGAGCTTATGCGCGTGATATCGGAGCGGATGAAGATGATGTAGCTGCGGCTTTCGCAAAGTCTTCAGCTATGTCGCATGAGCAGTTTAGCAAGGTTTCCAACGTATTGTTTACTCTAGCCACCCAACTTTCGGACATCGCATATAAGAACATTCAGCAGGCCCGCTTTATCAACGATCTCAAAAAAACAAAAGCTGAACTGGCAAAAACACGTAATTACCTTTCAAACATAATCGATTCCATGCCGTCCCTGCTCATCGGCGTTGATACAAACTGCCAAGTCACTCAGTGGAATATAGAGGCTGCAAAGGTCACTTCTCTTTCAGCGCAAGAGGCTCTTGGTCAGTCGCTTGGAAAAGTTTTGCCGCGCATTGCCTTTGAAATGGCCCGCGTTGATGAGGCCATACGCACTAGAACTCCATGTTCAGATTCGCTGCGGACAAACACTCCCGGAGGTGATGTAATACACGAGAATATAACTATTTATCCGTTAGTAGCCAACGGTGTAGACGGCGCGGTTGTGCGCATTGATGATGTTACGAATCTTGTGAAATTACAACAGATGATGGTTCAATCTGAGAAAATGTTATCCATCGGCGGGCTAGCAGCCGGAATAGCGCATGAGATAAACAATCCTCTGGCAAGTATTCTCGGGTACGTACTTAACATTCAAAGGCGAATTTTCGGGGACATTCCGAAAAACGAAACAGTGGCATCTGAGTGCGGTGTTTCGCTGGAAGACATTCGTAAATATCTGGAGCACAGAGATATTCCAAGAATGCTTGAGGGTATTCACGAGTCCGGTTTACGTGCAGGAGCCATTGTGCACAATATGCTCAGCTTCAGCAGAAAAAGTGAAAAGGAGCTGAAGCCTCATGATATTATTGAGCTGCTGGATACGACACTTGATCTGGCTGCCAATGATTATAATCTGGAAAAGAAATATGATTTCAGAAATATTGAGATAGTGCGCGAGTATGATGAGCATGTTCCGGCAGTGTATTGCGAAAAGAGTGAGATGCAGCAAGTTTTTTTGAATCTGTTTAGAAACGGCGCAGAAGCTATGATGGGGAAGGTATATGAAAACGGACATCCGCGTTTTATCTGCCGTGTGAAACAGCGCGGCGATGCTGTTCTAGTGGAAATTGAAGATAACGGAACAGGCGTTGATGACGCTGTCCGCAAACGCATTTTTGAGCCTTTTTATACAACAAAGGATGTAGGGCAGGGCACAGGGCTAGGTTTGTCAGTATCTTATTTCATTATCACTGACCTTCATCATGGACGTTTGGAAGTTGACTCCGTTCTTGGAGAATGGACTCGTTTTACCATTAAGCTTTCGCTATAA
- the sstT gene encoding serine/threonine transporter SstT — protein MNQILGVLKRISSGSLVLQIVIGILAGVAIAIIAPESAKSVGLFGNLFVTALKAVAPILVFVLVASSIANQKKGTHTNMRSIISLYLIGTFMAALVAVTMSFLLPTTLTLSATETAIAPPSGIGEVLHTLLFKVVDNPVHALATGNFIGILAWAIALGFFFQHGSESTKTVLHDVAQGVSGLVKLVIRFAPLGIFGLVSMTIATTGFDALAGYSHLIMVLLTSMGIIALIVNPIIVWMKTKQNPYPLVFTCLKYSGITAFFTRSSAANIPVNMDLCKKLNLHEDTYSVSIPLGATINMGGAAITITVMTLAAVHTLGISVDVATALLLSCIAAISACGASGVAGGSLLLIPLACSLFGIPNEISMQVVATGFIVGVIQDSAETALNSSTDVLFTAAADIAGIRTESAADDVEEPEETAESF, from the coding sequence ATGAATCAAATACTAGGTGTCTTAAAAAGAATTTCATCAGGCAGCCTTGTACTGCAAATTGTTATAGGTATTCTGGCGGGAGTTGCTATTGCTATTATAGCTCCTGAATCGGCCAAGTCCGTCGGTCTGTTCGGCAATCTGTTTGTAACAGCACTTAAAGCTGTGGCTCCAATCCTCGTATTTGTTCTCGTAGCCTCTTCTATCGCAAATCAAAAAAAAGGGACGCATACCAATATGCGCTCCATTATATCACTCTATCTGATAGGAACCTTTATGGCTGCTCTGGTCGCTGTAACTATGAGCTTCCTGCTTCCGACTACATTAACTTTATCAGCTACTGAAACAGCCATAGCTCCTCCCAGTGGAATAGGCGAAGTTCTCCACACCTTGCTCTTTAAGGTTGTAGATAACCCTGTTCATGCGCTAGCAACCGGAAACTTTATAGGCATCCTTGCTTGGGCTATCGCTCTTGGATTCTTTTTTCAACATGGCTCTGAAAGCACTAAAACTGTACTGCATGACGTTGCTCAAGGCGTATCCGGACTTGTTAAGCTGGTTATCCGCTTCGCACCACTCGGAATTTTCGGTTTAGTCTCCATGACTATTGCAACGACAGGCTTTGACGCATTAGCCGGATACAGCCACCTGATTATGGTACTGCTTACTTCAATGGGAATTATTGCATTGATAGTTAATCCGATCATTGTCTGGATGAAAACCAAACAGAATCCTTACCCTCTTGTTTTTACCTGTTTAAAATATAGCGGAATAACAGCATTCTTCACCCGCAGCTCTGCAGCCAATATTCCTGTAAATATGGATCTGTGTAAAAAGCTGAACCTCCACGAAGACACCTACTCTGTCTCTATTCCTCTCGGAGCCACCATTAACATGGGCGGAGCTGCCATCACTATCACAGTTATGACTCTGGCGGCTGTTCACACTTTAGGTATAAGTGTAGATGTGGCCACAGCTCTGCTACTGAGCTGTATAGCTGCAATTTCCGCTTGTGGAGCTTCTGGAGTCGCCGGCGGCTCACTGCTTCTCATCCCTCTTGCCTGTAGCCTCTTCGGCATACCTAATGAGATCTCCATGCAGGTCGTAGCGACCGGTTTCATTGTAGGAGTTATTCAGGACTCTGCTGAAACAGCTTTAAACAGCTCAACTGACGTGCTGTTTACTGCAGCAGCAGATATTGCAGGCATACGCACTGAAAGCGCAGCAGATGACGTTGAAGAACCTGAAGAAACTGCTGAATCTTTTTAA